A single window of Metallosphaera hakonensis JCM 8857 = DSM 7519 DNA harbors:
- a CDS encoding double zinc ribbon domain-containing protein, with translation MSSPLSWNDDQIKAFKELHHNFEQVKISITKLLGQKGPLTGSERELDRLLSEINSIRVKYIQFSADPLLRIFVPKRVRLTTEFVSKTLRQLKDYERAMKEEIELLDWLEKESQKMTGVKDALSLSYWAVLMVETGQVFRFKDRGKQEGYLRSTVNALEPVVASGRSDSTIPNLPADVVRGITLYVLSDAYADLGLVRYLQKDRTGALEMYKRVIPLSVEFVRLRESSPILKKLWDIMIEYGLPPDSRALIGMKECEAIDAGENEDYDLVVMSLISAITRHDEKHVADLLWRGADPNTLITVDKNVLMLAVDSGSSDLVKLLLDKGANPHLKVPMNYDAVEYARLRNRHDMANLMERYSVSKGVAQSPGVAIQTEPSLGMQVICPNCGTALQYSRFCPKCGTLLDDYKPCPSCRHLVPKASRFCGFCGKPLPP, from the coding sequence ATGAGCTCACCTCTTAGTTGGAATGATGATCAGATAAAGGCCTTTAAGGAGCTTCATCATAATTTCGAACAAGTTAAGATCTCCATCACGAAACTTCTCGGTCAGAAGGGACCGCTAACGGGTTCGGAGAGGGAGCTGGATAGATTGTTGAGCGAGATCAATTCCATCAGGGTAAAGTACATACAATTCTCCGCAGATCCTCTCCTCAGGATATTCGTCCCCAAGAGGGTGAGACTGACCACCGAGTTTGTCTCTAAAACGTTACGACAACTGAAGGACTATGAGAGAGCCATGAAGGAAGAGATAGAATTACTGGATTGGTTGGAAAAGGAGTCACAGAAGATGACCGGGGTAAAGGATGCCTTGTCCCTCAGTTATTGGGCGGTACTCATGGTTGAGACGGGGCAGGTCTTCAGGTTTAAGGATAGAGGAAAACAGGAGGGGTACTTAAGGAGCACAGTGAATGCCTTGGAACCCGTCGTAGCCTCAGGAAGGTCAGATTCCACGATTCCTAACCTTCCAGCAGACGTAGTTCGAGGGATAACCTTATACGTCCTCAGTGACGCATACGCCGACTTAGGTTTGGTGAGGTACTTGCAGAAGGACAGGACAGGCGCGTTGGAGATGTACAAGAGGGTAATACCCCTCAGCGTAGAGTTCGTTAGATTGCGGGAATCCTCCCCTATACTAAAGAAGCTGTGGGACATCATGATAGAATACGGTCTTCCACCCGACTCAAGGGCCCTCATAGGTATGAAGGAGTGTGAGGCCATAGATGCCGGGGAAAACGAGGATTACGACTTGGTTGTGATGAGTTTGATCTCAGCAATTACTAGACACGATGAGAAGCATGTGGCAGACCTGTTGTGGAGAGGTGCAGATCCCAACACCTTGATCACGGTGGACAAGAACGTCCTAATGCTAGCCGTGGACTCAGGTTCATCCGACTTAGTGAAGTTGTTGCTCGATAAAGGGGCGAACCCTCACCTCAAGGTGCCAATGAATTACGACGCTGTGGAATATGCGAGGTTGAGGAACAGGCACGACATGGCTAACCTCATGGAGAGGTACTCCGTGAGCAAGGGTGTTGCTCAGAGCCCTGGCGTCGCGATACAGACTGAGCCCAGCTTAGGGATGCAGGTCATCTGTCCCAACTGTGGGACGGCTCTCCAGTATAGTAGGTTCTGCCCTAAGTGCGGGACCCTCCTGGATGACTATAAGCCCTGCCCCTCTTGTAGACATTTGGTTCCTAAGGCCAGTAGGTTCTGTGGCTTCTGCGGGAAACCCCTCCCGCCCTGA
- a CDS encoding transposase, with translation MELSTVNEVTLYGVRIMELVEGPGKISLTLVPKILPDDALLNKPVQEIERMALEEAERISPNYQRGKEVKRKGYASYRFLKGFKIVMVGREVRYELEWISVKLPVLYGEGRVRTQVEETLLREERKVFASLMLVYSVKGGKLNAKLWMPEIETGNDFKYVIVDGKYVKLKGRKAVLLVAMGVTREGKRAVLEVIISEAEDAMAYWSLLVRVWKKTSFVLVVADGIKALDRAISLAELHVGRQGCLVHLKRRATKEEREALDAITSSAELGKIKPETNPTLLSYLIADKKLWKWLKSNNLVESFNSLLERRRFGSFHSPWRILQLARAIALYYNLSAYFLITVIILQSSSFLSLYPKYTQ, from the coding sequence ATGGAACTATCAACTGTGAACGAGGTAACCCTCTACGGGGTCCGGATTATGGAGCTCGTAGAGGGACCTGGGAAGATATCCCTCACGCTCGTCCCCAAGATATTACCCGATGACGCCTTATTAAACAAACCGGTCCAGGAGATCGAGAGGATGGCCTTGGAGGAAGCTGAGAGGATTAGTCCCAACTACCAGAGAGGTAAGGAGGTCAAGAGGAAGGGTTACGCGAGCTACAGGTTCCTGAAGGGGTTCAAGATCGTGATGGTGGGGAGGGAGGTGAGGTACGAGTTGGAGTGGATATCGGTGAAGCTGCCCGTGCTTTACGGTGAGGGGAGGGTGAGGACCCAGGTCGAGGAGACTCTGTTAAGGGAGGAGAGGAAGGTCTTCGCGTCCCTAATGTTGGTCTACTCAGTGAAGGGAGGTAAGTTGAATGCCAAGCTCTGGATGCCTGAGATTGAAACGGGCAACGACTTCAAGTACGTTATAGTTGACGGGAAGTACGTGAAGCTCAAGGGACGAAAGGCGGTCCTCCTCGTGGCTATGGGCGTGACACGGGAGGGAAAGAGGGCGGTCCTCGAGGTCATCATAAGCGAGGCTGAGGACGCCATGGCCTATTGGAGTCTCCTGGTCAGGGTCTGGAAGAAGACCAGCTTCGTCCTGGTGGTGGCTGACGGGATCAAGGCCTTGGACAGGGCGATCTCCCTAGCTGAACTTCACGTGGGGAGGCAGGGCTGCCTGGTCCACCTCAAGCGTCGCGCGACCAAGGAGGAAAGGGAGGCCCTGGACGCGATCACCTCGTCAGCCGAGCTCGGCAAGATTAAGCCCGAGACCAACCCGACTCTTCTAAGCTACCTCATCGCCGACAAGAAGCTCTGGAAGTGGCTTAAGTCCAACAACCTGGTCGAGTCCTTCAACTCCCTCCTGGAGAGGAGGAGGTTCGGGTCGTTTCACTCTCCCTGGAGGATACTACAGCTCGCGCGGGCCATAGCGCTCTACTACAACCTATCGGCCTATTTTCTCATCACTGTAATAATATTACAGTCTTCTTCATTCCTCTCACTTTATCCGAAATATACCCAATAA
- a CDS encoding PadR family transcriptional regulator yields the protein MFGQWHRRRGLANLILTILDRKGEMTGAQIMREIERLTQGLWRPSPGAVYPALDKLVSDELIKITRSDKAQKYYCITEKGKRLLSPQGALEVALSDLEYNLRYIVDNRDMLTPELRERLSKLLREVEESLNDTG from the coding sequence ATGTTTGGACAATGGCATAGGAGAAGAGGCTTAGCTAACTTAATTCTTACTATCTTGGATAGAAAGGGAGAGATGACGGGGGCTCAGATCATGAGAGAGATTGAGAGGCTTACCCAGGGTTTATGGAGACCTTCCCCCGGGGCTGTGTATCCAGCGCTTGATAAATTGGTGTCCGACGAACTAATTAAGATTACAAGGTCTGATAAGGCCCAAAAGTACTACTGCATCACGGAAAAGGGAAAGAGATTGCTTTCGCCTCAAGGTGCCTTAGAGGTGGCCTTATCCGATCTAGAGTATAACTTAAGGTACATTGTAGACAACAGGGACATGCTGACGCCCGAGTTAAGGGAAAGATTAAGTAAACTACTTAGGGAAGTGGAGGAGTCCTTAAATGATACTGGCTGA
- a CDS encoding ABC transporter ATP-binding protein translates to MILAEDISKTFHVKGREIQALKDITFQVNKGEICGLVGHNGAGKTTLVKILSTLIVPDKGRAEIEGYDVVREAKVVRKLLGVMTVSERAFYYRLTGLENLIFFASIKGLSLGMAKSRALHLLELVGLRDWKDIPYMKYSTGMARKLALARALIGDPPVILMDEPTLGMDPISSREFRRLVEEIARDKTILMTSHNMIEVEDLADKVVILNRGRLIASGSPDELKDRIGVMRVLRSRDANPSLRKFVVGFSDGYFILRVPDGVSVEGEEIRKEPATLEDVFVSLTEEADSTTNRSRGGGWRRWAS, encoded by the coding sequence ATGATACTGGCTGAAGATATCTCAAAGACCTTTCATGTCAAGGGAAGGGAAATTCAAGCGTTAAAGGACATCACATTTCAAGTTAATAAAGGAGAGATTTGCGGTCTAGTCGGACATAACGGAGCCGGAAAAACCACTCTTGTCAAGATCTTATCAACCCTAATTGTCCCTGATAAGGGGAGAGCCGAGATTGAGGGTTATGACGTAGTGAGGGAGGCCAAGGTAGTCAGGAAACTTCTGGGCGTAATGACCGTAAGTGAGAGGGCCTTCTATTACCGTCTCACTGGTCTCGAGAACCTGATCTTTTTCGCCTCGATTAAAGGTCTGTCTTTGGGAATGGCAAAATCTAGGGCACTTCACTTACTGGAACTTGTGGGTCTCAGGGATTGGAAGGACATCCCGTACATGAAGTACAGTACTGGGATGGCTAGAAAGCTAGCCTTAGCTAGGGCATTGATAGGGGATCCACCCGTAATCCTCATGGACGAACCGACCTTGGGCATGGATCCCATATCTTCAAGAGAGTTCAGGAGACTGGTGGAGGAAATAGCCAGGGACAAGACCATTCTAATGACCTCTCACAACATGATCGAGGTGGAGGACCTCGCAGACAAGGTGGTAATACTAAACAGGGGGAGGCTGATCGCCAGTGGATCTCCAGACGAGTTAAAAGATAGAATTGGGGTCATGAGGGTTCTAAGGAGTAGGGATGCAAACCCCAGTTTGAGGAAGTTCGTCGTGGGCTTCTCGGACGGGTATTTCATCCTTAGGGTCCCGGACGGAGTTTCAGTGGAGGGAGAGGAGATAAGAAAGGAGCCGGCTACCTTGGAAGACGTATTCGTCTCCCTTACGGAGGAGGCAGATTCCACTACCAATAGATCAAGGGGAGGGGGTTGGAGAAGATGGGCGTCCTAA
- a CDS encoding ABC transporter permease, with protein sequence MGVLSKLYAYIHLRGFRIWSSYKTQMVLNVLSWVLPVFTYYFVGTSLGGDLRNFTGVSDYTAFVVIGLAFQGYVSSTITTISQRLRNEQLYGTIEYYVLSEGGVLSFLLYSALWGFTINSVNAGVILAIGDLLHIHFNVNLISTLVVFVLLLSSALGLSMISAGFTMLVKQGNPISFFFSTFTTLMSGTVFPVTVLPGWIRDISLAIPLTWALDGLRYTMLDGYGLGGVWKIVEVLLIFNLVLLPLGGVFYTYSFNRSRRMGTLSEY encoded by the coding sequence ATGGGCGTCCTAAGTAAGCTATACGCTTACATCCACTTAAGGGGCTTCAGAATATGGAGTAGCTATAAAACTCAAATGGTTCTCAATGTCTTGTCCTGGGTCCTCCCGGTTTTCACTTATTACTTCGTTGGAACTTCCCTGGGAGGAGATCTGCGTAACTTCACTGGAGTCAGCGATTACACCGCCTTTGTGGTAATTGGGCTGGCCTTTCAGGGATACGTGTCCTCTACGATCACAACGATAAGCCAGAGGCTTAGGAACGAGCAGTTGTACGGTACCATAGAGTATTACGTATTGTCAGAGGGGGGAGTCCTATCGTTCCTACTCTATTCTGCACTGTGGGGTTTCACCATAAATTCAGTGAACGCTGGTGTCATCCTGGCCATAGGAGACCTCCTTCACATTCACTTCAACGTGAATCTCATCTCAACTCTCGTGGTGTTCGTCCTTCTCCTCTCCTCCGCCTTAGGTCTCTCCATGATTTCCGCCGGTTTCACAATGCTGGTGAAGCAGGGAAACCCGATCTCGTTCTTCTTCTCAACCTTTACCACCCTCATGTCGGGAACCGTCTTCCCAGTCACTGTTTTACCAGGTTGGATTAGGGACATCAGTTTAGCTATACCGCTGACATGGGCTTTAGACGGGTTGAGATATACAATGTTGGACGGATACGGTCTTGGAGGAGTGTGGAAGATAGTGGAGGTTTTGCTGATCTTCAACCTCGTTCTTTTGCCCTTAGGCGGGGTTTTCTACACGTATTCGTTCAACAGATCTAGGAGAATGGGAACACTTAGTGAGTACTAA
- a CDS encoding ISH3 family transposase — MVTPGLPHQNNLQQIGYKLLSMLTFKGRRAEEVARVLVSACLWKDSVEGRSNGYNVSPQTVRNYVEEQGNEVVEKLLESMRRISMEMLKGVKEVDVSIDWTTKTWYGKPVNGLGSSKGSSWNYATATTKYQGMVLLLAFVPQVNGMTKDEIVKFLVEQIAGMGFKVRLVTLDAGFYTVEVLRFISQFKYVMGVPVGDVKIYEEFDGEYATNKRRKKEEQVNFRLLVYGKEIVKKKRKTVVYFARATNLNLTKREVKLYNKVRGPIETSYRNIKAFLPFTSSTKFVFRELIFVLMVFYSLYTVFKDVMRREEFRLLLILCFLDDLSDLKDFIFTLEKTLNNKIDLFLRR, encoded by the coding sequence GTGGTAACACCGGGTCTTCCTCACCAAAATAATCTACAACAAATAGGATATAAATTACTTTCCATGTTAACCTTCAAGGGGAGAAGGGCGGAGGAGGTAGCGAGAGTTCTGGTCTCCGCGTGCTTGTGGAAGGACTCCGTGGAGGGCAGGTCCAACGGGTACAACGTGTCACCTCAGACCGTGAGGAACTACGTGGAGGAGCAGGGAAACGAGGTTGTGGAGAAGCTCCTGGAGTCCATGAGGAGGATTTCCATGGAGATGCTCAAGGGAGTGAAGGAGGTCGACGTCTCCATAGATTGGACCACGAAGACGTGGTACGGTAAGCCGGTGAACGGGTTGGGTAGTTCCAAGGGGAGCTCGTGGAACTACGCCACCGCGACCACGAAGTATCAGGGAATGGTGCTCCTCCTGGCCTTCGTTCCCCAAGTTAACGGGATGACCAAGGACGAGATCGTGAAGTTCCTCGTGGAGCAAATTGCGGGAATGGGCTTCAAGGTGAGGCTCGTAACCCTGGACGCGGGCTTCTACACCGTGGAAGTCCTCAGGTTCATATCGCAGTTCAAGTACGTGATGGGAGTCCCCGTGGGGGACGTGAAGATATACGAGGAGTTCGACGGGGAGTACGCGACCAATAAGAGACGTAAGAAGGAAGAGCAGGTCAACTTCAGACTTCTGGTGTATGGTAAGGAAATCGTTAAGAAGAAGAGGAAGACCGTGGTATACTTCGCGAGGGCGACCAACCTCAACCTAACCAAGAGGGAAGTGAAGCTGTACAACAAGGTTAGGGGTCCCATTGAGACGTCTTACAGGAACATCAAGGCCTTCCTTCCCTTCACGAGCTCCACCAAGTTCGTCTTCCGCGAGTTGATCTTCGTGCTGATGGTCTTCTACTCGCTTTACACCGTGTTCAAGGACGTCATGAGAAGGGAGGAGTTCAGGTTGCTGCTCATCCTCTGCTTTCTAGACGATCTATCGGATCTCAAGGATTTTATATTTACTCTTGAGAAAACACTTAATAACAAGATAGATTTATTTTTACGGAGGTGA
- a CDS encoding metallophosphoesterase family protein, which produces MPLETKILFTSDLHGSEVVFKKALNASKIYNVDYLIFGGDMFSSNFILVERRNGDYYLDGRKADLDQLHQSYLTTGFMPIILDNPEDFQNRETRRKLILERLEWQAERFVKIQEEKLSGSKLKVIWNLGNDDPVELDSFMNQRQVELCQGKVLDVGDLKMICEGYVNPTPFETYREIPDSTIFIRLRGLMDKVNSAETILNVHAPPINTKLDLAYINKERKHVGSKAVRDVIEERKPLLGLHGHIHESPGIDKINETRVANPGSLYRDGIFKGVHVVLERKIEGIIRKYKTKTINLIGG; this is translated from the coding sequence ATGCCATTGGAAACAAAAATACTCTTCACAAGTGACCTACATGGTTCGGAGGTGGTATTTAAGAAAGCGCTAAACGCATCGAAGATATACAACGTCGACTACCTAATATTTGGGGGAGATATGTTCTCTAGTAATTTCATTCTGGTAGAGAGAAGGAACGGGGACTATTACCTTGATGGTCGGAAGGCCGACCTCGATCAACTACATCAGAGCTACCTCACCACGGGATTTATGCCAATAATCTTGGATAATCCTGAGGATTTTCAGAATAGAGAGACCAGGAGGAAACTCATCTTGGAAAGATTGGAGTGGCAGGCAGAGAGGTTCGTTAAGATTCAAGAGGAGAAGTTATCTGGTTCAAAGCTAAAAGTGATCTGGAATCTGGGAAATGATGACCCAGTTGAACTAGACTCCTTCATGAATCAGAGACAAGTGGAGTTATGTCAGGGTAAAGTGTTGGACGTCGGTGATCTAAAAATGATATGCGAAGGTTACGTTAATCCTACACCGTTCGAAACCTATAGAGAAATTCCAGACTCGACTATATTCATAAGGCTAAGAGGTCTCATGGATAAAGTGAACTCAGCGGAAACAATACTGAACGTTCACGCTCCGCCCATCAACACTAAACTCGACCTTGCTTACATCAATAAGGAAAGAAAACACGTCGGTTCCAAAGCAGTGAGAGACGTAATAGAAGAACGCAAGCCCCTACTGGGATTGCACGGACACATCCACGAGTCACCTGGTATAGATAAAATTAATGAGACTAGAGTTGCTAACCCTGGTAGCTTATATAGAGACGGGATATTCAAGGGAGTTCACGTGGTTCTGGAGAGAAAGATTGAGGGTATAATCAGGAAGTATAAAACGAAAACCATTAATCTAATAGGCGGATAA
- a CDS encoding metallophosphoesterase family protein, with product MPLFKRKGNNESVGNKSKLKILFTSDVHGSETAFRKFLNAGVIHEVDALIIGGDLAGKRLVPIIEEGNTYYMNGKEYNSSALNRLLEEFRREGTYYVFLTKGEYSDVIEDKNKQDKIFDGVMAETLRRWISIAEEKIRGKIPIYVNLGNDDPNFLFDVIEGSDVMRKSEGNIVVLGDHEMISFGYVNPTPWKTPREMIEDEMYESLAREIEKIERIERAIFNFHAPPFNTSLDLAPQLTPDLKPVVRGGEMVMTHVGSKAVRKLIEERQPLLGLHGHIHESRAFDKIGRTLVINPGSEFNQGILHSTLIIFEGDKVKGHQFIHG from the coding sequence ATGCCTCTCTTCAAAAGGAAGGGAAATAACGAGAGTGTGGGAAACAAGAGTAAACTGAAGATACTTTTTACTTCAGATGTACACGGTTCAGAGACCGCGTTTAGGAAATTTCTGAATGCGGGAGTCATCCATGAAGTGGATGCCCTGATTATTGGTGGAGACCTTGCTGGAAAGAGGCTAGTCCCAATAATAGAGGAGGGAAACACATATTATATGAATGGAAAGGAATACAATTCCAGCGCTCTAAACAGACTCCTAGAAGAGTTCAGAAGGGAAGGAACTTACTATGTGTTCCTAACTAAGGGCGAATATTCAGACGTTATAGAGGACAAAAACAAACAGGACAAGATATTTGACGGAGTCATGGCTGAGACCCTTCGGAGATGGATCAGTATCGCAGAGGAGAAGATTAGGGGAAAGATTCCCATCTACGTTAATCTAGGGAACGACGATCCCAATTTCCTCTTTGATGTAATAGAGGGCTCAGATGTTATGAGGAAATCAGAAGGCAATATTGTTGTCCTGGGAGATCACGAGATGATCTCCTTCGGATATGTGAATCCCACTCCATGGAAAACCCCACGAGAAATGATTGAAGATGAGATGTATGAAAGTTTAGCGAGAGAAATTGAAAAAATAGAAAGGATCGAGAGAGCGATATTCAATTTTCACGCACCGCCATTTAATACCTCGTTGGATCTTGCTCCCCAACTCACTCCAGACTTGAAGCCAGTGGTTAGAGGAGGAGAAATGGTAATGACTCATGTGGGATCTAAAGCTGTTAGAAAGTTAATAGAGGAACGCCAGCCCCTACTGGGATTGCACGGACACATCCACGAGTCCAGGGCTTTCGATAAAATAGGGAGAACTTTAGTTATTAACCCAGGAAGCGAGTTCAACCAGGGAATACTCCACAGCACATTAATAATTTTTGAAGGGGATAAGGTGAAGGGGCATCAGTTCATACACGGATAG
- a CDS encoding arginine deiminase family protein has translation MKVNVKAEYSPLRKVVVASPGREKHMLTPKTLYELQYAEIPDPVELRAEHDEFVKKLRENGVEVMNLREEVTKIPRETLSKLIMERSECSLNLGSLGDQQLADIAISGLTAVEAKQLGSGVLVSESEEFCVKPLVNVMFTRDPGMAIGKTYIKGKMRWESRRDEPELFREVLKPEETLQIETGFFEGGDFFPIEGRLLMGFGTRSSGLGLSYGVPKLMEKGEIDEAILVKLETPELHPNKGIGHLDTVMGIPSKDVIIYYKSLLDTSKVYIYKGKDLVRDRRTLREVLKDYLASDLRVVNIGNAEYYDEEREHWLLASNIIVVGNSRIIAYEHNRITNKLAEEAGIKVITFKGNEIIKEGGERSGPRCMTLPIEKY, from the coding sequence ATGAAGGTAAACGTAAAGGCGGAGTACAGTCCGTTAAGGAAAGTGGTGGTAGCCTCTCCCGGAAGGGAGAAACATATGTTAACTCCGAAGACCTTATACGAGCTACAATATGCAGAGATACCTGACCCTGTGGAGCTAAGAGCGGAGCATGACGAATTCGTTAAGAAATTAAGGGAAAACGGGGTCGAAGTTATGAACCTAAGGGAGGAAGTAACCAAGATACCAAGGGAAACCCTAAGTAAATTGATAATGGAGAGAAGCGAATGCTCCTTAAACTTGGGAAGCTTGGGTGATCAACAGTTGGCCGATATTGCGATCTCTGGACTGACCGCGGTTGAGGCAAAACAACTTGGTTCAGGAGTTCTAGTTTCTGAAAGTGAGGAGTTTTGCGTTAAACCTCTTGTGAACGTAATGTTCACCAGAGATCCCGGAATGGCGATAGGGAAGACCTATATTAAAGGAAAAATGAGATGGGAGTCTAGGAGAGACGAACCTGAACTGTTTAGGGAGGTTTTGAAGCCGGAAGAGACTCTTCAAATTGAAACTGGCTTCTTCGAGGGAGGAGATTTCTTCCCAATAGAGGGAAGACTCCTAATGGGGTTCGGTACTAGGAGCAGCGGTTTGGGGTTAAGCTATGGGGTTCCAAAACTCATGGAAAAGGGAGAGATTGACGAGGCTATCCTAGTTAAACTTGAAACCCCAGAGCTCCACCCAAATAAGGGTATTGGACACTTGGACACAGTTATGGGGATACCATCTAAAGACGTAATTATTTACTATAAATCCCTTTTGGATACTTCTAAAGTGTACATCTATAAGGGAAAAGACCTAGTGAGGGACAGGAGAACTCTTAGGGAAGTACTTAAGGACTACCTTGCCAGTGACCTAAGGGTGGTCAATATAGGGAACGCAGAATACTATGATGAGGAGAGAGAACATTGGCTCCTGGCAAGCAACATCATTGTAGTTGGAAATAGCAGGATTATCGCTTATGAGCACAACAGGATAACCAATAAGTTAGCAGAAGAGGCTGGGATCAAGGTCATAACCTTCAAAGGCAACGAAATAATAAAGGAAGGAGGAGAGAGGAGCGGACCGAGATGTATGACCTTGCCCATTGAGAAATATTAA